Proteins encoded by one window of Streptomyces sp. ALI-76-A:
- a CDS encoding DEAD/DEAH box helicase: MIVLLSVRPGTLESTMTDDLSPAERYAAARRRAAEQATALASFREMYDFGLDPFQIEACQALEAGKGVLVAAPTGSGKTIVGEFAVHLALQQGKKCFYTTPIKALSNQKYADLSRRYGADKVGLLTGDNSVNSEAPVVVMTTEVLRNMLYAGSQTLLGLGHVVMDEVHYLSDRFRGAVWEEVIIHLPESVTLVSLSATVSNAEEFGDWLDTVRGDTQVIVSEHRPVPLFQHVLAGRRMYDLFEEGEGHKKAVNPDLTRLARMEASRPSYPDRKRGRAMREADRERERRQRSRVWTPSRPEVIERLDAEGLLPAITFIFSRAACEAAVQQCLYAGLRLNDDEARERVRALVEERTASIPTEDLHVLGYYEWLEGLERGIAAHHAGMLPTFKEVVEELFVRGLVKAVFATETLALGINMPARSVVLEKLVKWNGEQHADITPGEYTQLTGRAGRRGIDIEGHAVVLWQRGISPDHLAGLAGTRTYPLRSSFKPSYNMAVNLVEQFGRHRSRELLETSFAQFQADKSVVGISRQVQRNEEGLEGYKASMTCHLGDFEEYARLRRELKDRETELAKQGAAQRRAEAAVALEKLKPGDVIHVPTGKFAGLALVLDPGLPAGRSNGHRGFEHHDGPRPLVLTAERQVKRLASIDFPVPVEALERMRIPKSFNPRSPQSRRDLASALRTKAGHIPPERARKQRSQAADDREIARLRTAIRAHPCHGCDDREDHARWAERYYRLLRDTSQLERRIEGRTNTIARTFDRIVALLTELDYLRGDEVTEHGKRLARLYGELDLLASECLREGVWEGLSPAELAACVSALVYEARLSDDAMAPKLPSGKAKAALGETVRIWGRLDALEEDFRISQTEGVGQREPDLGFAWAAYMWADGKGLDEVLREVEMPAGDFVRWCKQVIDVLGQISAAAPAGSSTVAKNARKAVDQLLRGVVAYSSVG, translated from the coding sequence ATGATCGTCCTGTTGTCAGTGCGGCCCGGTACGCTCGAAAGCACGATGACAGACGACCTCTCACCGGCCGAGCGGTACGCGGCAGCACGCAGGCGCGCTGCCGAGCAGGCCACCGCGCTCGCCTCCTTCCGCGAGATGTACGACTTCGGTCTCGACCCCTTCCAGATCGAGGCCTGTCAGGCGCTCGAAGCGGGGAAGGGCGTGCTGGTCGCCGCGCCCACCGGCTCGGGCAAGACGATCGTCGGCGAGTTCGCCGTCCACCTCGCCCTCCAGCAGGGCAAGAAGTGCTTCTACACGACCCCCATCAAGGCACTGTCGAACCAGAAGTACGCCGACCTGAGCCGCCGCTACGGGGCGGACAAGGTCGGCCTGCTCACCGGCGACAACAGCGTCAACTCCGAAGCCCCCGTGGTCGTGATGACCACCGAGGTGCTCCGGAACATGCTGTACGCCGGCTCGCAGACCCTCCTGGGCCTCGGACACGTGGTCATGGACGAGGTGCACTACCTCTCCGACCGCTTCCGCGGCGCCGTGTGGGAGGAAGTGATCATCCACCTCCCCGAGTCGGTCACGCTCGTCTCGCTGTCGGCCACCGTGTCCAACGCCGAGGAGTTCGGCGACTGGCTCGACACCGTCCGCGGCGACACCCAGGTGATCGTCTCCGAGCACCGGCCCGTGCCGCTGTTCCAGCACGTGCTCGCCGGTCGCCGGATGTACGACCTGTTCGAGGAGGGCGAAGGCCACAAGAAGGCCGTCAACCCGGACCTCACGCGGCTGGCCCGCATGGAGGCCAGCCGCCCCTCGTACCCGGACCGCAAGCGGGGCCGTGCCATGCGCGAGGCCGACCGGGAGCGGGAGCGCCGCCAGCGCTCACGGGTGTGGACACCGAGCCGGCCCGAGGTCATCGAGCGGCTCGACGCCGAGGGCCTGCTGCCCGCCATCACGTTCATCTTCAGCCGCGCCGCCTGCGAGGCCGCCGTCCAGCAGTGCCTGTACGCGGGCCTGCGGCTCAACGACGACGAGGCACGGGAACGCGTCCGCGCCCTGGTCGAGGAGCGCACCGCGTCCATCCCGACCGAGGACCTGCACGTGCTCGGCTACTACGAGTGGCTGGAGGGCCTGGAACGCGGTATCGCGGCCCACCACGCGGGCATGCTGCCGACGTTCAAGGAGGTCGTCGAGGAGCTGTTCGTGCGCGGCCTGGTCAAGGCCGTGTTCGCCACCGAGACGCTGGCGCTGGGCATCAACATGCCCGCCCGGTCGGTGGTGCTGGAGAAGCTCGTCAAGTGGAACGGCGAGCAGCACGCCGACATCACCCCCGGCGAGTACACGCAGCTGACGGGGCGCGCGGGCCGGCGCGGGATCGACATCGAGGGCCACGCGGTGGTGCTGTGGCAGCGCGGGATCAGCCCCGACCACCTGGCGGGACTGGCCGGCACGCGCACGTACCCGCTGCGCTCCAGCTTCAAGCCGTCGTACAACATGGCGGTCAACCTGGTCGAGCAGTTCGGCCGGCACCGCTCGCGCGAACTGCTGGAGACGTCCTTCGCGCAGTTCCAGGCCGACAAGTCGGTCGTCGGGATCTCCCGGCAGGTGCAGCGCAACGAGGAGGGACTGGAGGGCTACAAGGCCTCCATGACCTGCCACCTCGGCGACTTCGAGGAGTACGCGCGGCTGCGCCGCGAACTCAAGGACCGGGAGACCGAGCTGGCCAAGCAGGGCGCGGCGCAGCGCCGGGCGGAGGCGGCCGTCGCCCTGGAGAAGCTGAAGCCCGGTGACGTCATCCACGTCCCGACGGGCAAGTTCGCGGGCCTGGCGCTGGTGCTGGACCCGGGGCTGCCGGCCGGGCGGTCCAACGGCCACCGGGGTTTCGAGCACCACGACGGTCCGCGCCCGCTGGTGCTGACCGCCGAGCGCCAGGTCAAGCGGCTCGCGTCGATCGACTTCCCGGTGCCCGTCGAGGCGTTGGAGCGGATGCGGATCCCGAAGTCCTTCAACCCGCGCTCCCCGCAGTCCCGTCGGGACCTGGCCTCCGCGCTGCGCACCAAGGCCGGGCACATCCCGCCGGAGCGGGCCCGCAAGCAGCGGTCCCAGGCCGCCGACGACCGGGAGATCGCCCGGCTGCGGACCGCGATCCGGGCCCACCCGTGCCACGGCTGCGACGACCGGGAGGACCACGCCCGCTGGGCCGAGCGCTACTACCGGCTGCTGCGGGACACCTCGCAGCTGGAGCGGCGCATCGAGGGCCGCACGAACACGATCGCCCGTACCTTCGACCGGATCGTGGCGCTGCTGACCGAGCTGGACTATCTGCGCGGCGACGAGGTCACCGAGCACGGCAAACGCCTCGCCCGGCTCTACGGCGAACTCGACCTGCTGGCCAGCGAGTGCCTGCGGGAGGGCGTGTGGGAAGGGCTCAGCCCCGCCGAACTCGCGGCGTGCGTCTCGGCGCTGGTGTACGAGGCGCGGCTCAGCGACGACGCGATGGCGCCCAAGCTGCCCTCCGGCAAGGCGAAGGCCGCGCTCGGGGAGACGGTGCGGATCTGGGGACGACTGGACGCCCTGGAGGAGGACTTCCGGATCAGCCAGACCGAGGGCGTGGGCCAGCGCGAGCCCGACCTCGGGTTCGCCTGGGCCGCGTACATGTGGGCCGACGGCAAGGGTCTGGACGAGGTGCTGCGCGAGGTGGAGATGCCGGCGGGGGACTTCGTGCGGTGGTGCAAGCAGGTGATCGACGTGCTGGGACAGATCTCGGCGGCGGCGCCCGCCGGGAGTTCGACGGTGGCGAAGAACGCGCGCAAGGCGGTCGACCAGCTGCTGCGGGGGGTTGTGGCCTACTCGTCGGTGGGCTGA
- the tatC gene encoding twin-arginine translocase subunit TatC — protein sequence MLKSARKEEKDPEGRMPLAEHLRELRNRLAKAMLAIVAVTVVAAFFYYDIINFITEPILDSVGCDMSFEELSKTSSETCAQITVNGLLMPFTLALKVSLMAGVVLASPVWLYQLWAFVAPGLHKHEKKYAYAFVGMGAPLFLGGAYFAYAVLPTTAKVLLDFTPSGVSNLLPLDDLLDLVTRMVLVFGLSFELPLLLIFLNLTGAITGKRMIGWWRGMILGITLFAAIATPSTDPISMLALAGPIWVLYFGAVAFSLVNDRRRRRRDALGPADDEASELDLTPEDIGRVETVSASRALPEQASGERVNGYDDVT from the coding sequence TTGCTGAAGTCCGCCCGCAAAGAGGAGAAGGATCCCGAGGGGCGGATGCCCCTCGCGGAGCACCTTCGTGAACTCCGCAACCGGCTCGCGAAGGCGATGCTGGCCATCGTCGCCGTCACCGTCGTCGCCGCCTTCTTCTACTACGACATCATCAACTTCATCACCGAGCCGATCCTCGACAGCGTCGGCTGCGACATGTCCTTCGAGGAACTGTCGAAGACCTCCTCGGAGACGTGCGCGCAGATCACGGTCAACGGTCTGCTCATGCCCTTCACGCTGGCGCTGAAGGTGTCGCTGATGGCCGGTGTCGTCCTGGCCTCGCCGGTCTGGCTGTACCAGCTGTGGGCGTTCGTCGCGCCGGGCCTGCACAAGCACGAGAAGAAGTACGCCTACGCGTTCGTCGGCATGGGTGCCCCGCTGTTCCTCGGCGGCGCCTACTTCGCGTACGCGGTCCTGCCCACCACGGCGAAGGTCCTGCTGGACTTCACGCCGTCCGGCGTCTCCAACCTGCTGCCCCTGGACGACCTGCTCGACCTCGTCACGCGCATGGTGCTGGTCTTCGGGCTCTCCTTCGAGCTGCCCCTGCTGCTGATCTTCCTCAACCTGACCGGAGCCATCACCGGCAAGCGCATGATCGGCTGGTGGCGCGGCATGATCCTGGGCATCACGCTCTTCGCGGCCATCGCCACACCGAGCACCGACCCCATCTCGATGCTGGCGCTCGCCGGACCGATCTGGGTGCTGTACTTCGGCGCTGTCGCCTTCTCCCTGGTCAACGACCGCCGCAGGCGGCGCCGCGACGCGCTCGGCCCGGCCGACGACGAGGCCTCCGAGCTCGACCTCACGCCCGAGGACATCGGCCGGGTGGAGACCGTCTCGGCCAGCCGGGCGCTGCCCGAGCAGGCGAGCGGCGAGCGGGTCAACGGGTACGACGACGTGACCTGA
- the tatA gene encoding Sec-independent protein translocase subunit TatA, protein MFGRLGAPEIILILVVVILLFGAKKLPDMARSLGKSARILKSEAKAMKSEGQDNASAPAAPPQDDHQSAAQRTIQAAPGDVTSSRPVAEPTDTTKR, encoded by the coding sequence ATGTTCGGAAGGCTCGGCGCCCCCGAGATCATTCTCATCCTCGTCGTCGTCATCCTGCTGTTCGGCGCCAAGAAGCTTCCCGACATGGCGCGTTCGCTCGGCAAGTCCGCTCGTATCCTCAAGAGCGAGGCGAAGGCGATGAAGTCCGAGGGCCAGGACAACGCGTCCGCTCCCGCGGCTCCGCCGCAGGACGACCACCAGTCCGCGGCTCAGCGCACGATCCAGGCCGCTCCCGGCGACGTGACCAGCTCGCGCCCGGTCGCCGAGCCGACGGACACGACCAAGCGCTGA
- a CDS encoding WYL domain-containing protein, whose translation MVGKPARPGNAIDQTRRMLSLVTYLRERPGARVEDVARAFGISEDELVSDLDVLPMCGTSFRGGDLLDIDTDGERIWWHNPAALGAEAAEPLRLAADEATALLVAARAVSTLPGLRESDRQALLRATAKVEAAAGEQAGASSRLSVTFESEGGVFADVDRAISERRRLWIRYYSPARDEVTEREIDPIRLVSVGHTYVEAWCRRSEARRTFRLDRVAEIKILDEPSAPPEIELRDLSEALVQPAAEDPEVVIEVGPGGRWVAEYYPHDSADELPDGGLRITLRTPDPTSLRRLALRLGRDGRIVSPGDLAASAREAAREALAAYDGIEAHAVPGGRFDGRT comes from the coding sequence GTGGTGGGAAAACCGGCCAGGCCGGGCAACGCCATCGACCAGACCCGGCGGATGCTGTCTTTGGTGACGTATCTGCGGGAACGGCCCGGCGCCCGCGTCGAGGACGTCGCCCGCGCCTTCGGGATCAGTGAGGACGAACTGGTCTCCGACCTCGACGTGCTGCCGATGTGCGGGACCAGCTTCCGGGGCGGCGACCTGCTCGACATCGACACCGACGGTGAGCGGATCTGGTGGCACAACCCGGCCGCCCTCGGGGCGGAGGCCGCCGAGCCGCTCAGGCTCGCCGCCGACGAGGCCACCGCGCTGCTGGTCGCCGCCCGCGCGGTGTCCACCCTGCCCGGGCTGCGCGAGAGCGACCGGCAGGCGCTGCTGCGCGCCACCGCCAAGGTCGAGGCCGCGGCCGGCGAGCAGGCGGGCGCCAGCTCCCGGCTGTCGGTGACCTTCGAGTCCGAGGGCGGTGTCTTCGCCGACGTCGACCGGGCGATCTCAGAGCGGCGCCGGCTGTGGATCCGCTACTACTCGCCCGCCCGCGACGAGGTCACCGAGCGGGAGATCGACCCGATCCGGCTGGTCAGCGTCGGGCACACCTATGTGGAGGCCTGGTGCCGGCGTTCCGAGGCACGCCGCACGTTCCGCCTCGACCGGGTCGCCGAGATCAAGATCCTCGACGAGCCGTCCGCGCCGCCCGAGATCGAGCTGCGGGACCTGTCCGAGGCGCTGGTACAGCCCGCCGCCGAGGATCCCGAGGTCGTCATCGAGGTCGGCCCGGGCGGACGCTGGGTCGCCGAGTACTACCCGCACGACAGTGCGGATGAGCTTCCGGACGGCGGGCTGCGTATCACCTTGCGCACCCCGGATCCCACGTCCCTGCGGCGGCTGGCGCTGCGGCTCGGGCGCGACGGCCGGATCGTCTCCCCGGGCGACCTGGCCGCCTCCGCCCGCGAGGCGGCCCGCGAGGCGCTGGCGGCGTACGACGGGATCGAGGCGCACGCGGTGCCCGGCGGGCGGTTCGACGGGCGGACGTGA
- a CDS encoding WYL domain-containing protein, producing MAIAKAERLMNLALCLLGTRRPLSKRELRESIEAYLEAGSDDSFNRMFERDKDDLRELGLVIETVENLDGEVGYMARRDSNRLPAITLDAEEAAALGLAAKVWQQARLAGAASGALQKLRAAGLPEDVDPYEAHGALEPRIPVHEAAFEPLMLACRDRRPVVFDYRKANAAHPEPRHVEPWALECWRGHWYLAGYDRDRGAERVFRLSRITGKVRSRGTRFTVPVPDVVTVRETVASWAGESADRSALIRLRTGAGYPLRAKATSVRELGDGWDELEIPYGHGLDAWLVEFGPDVVVLEPAELRADVLDRLRAVAKG from the coding sequence ATGGCCATTGCCAAGGCCGAGCGGCTGATGAACCTGGCGCTGTGTCTGCTCGGGACCCGGCGGCCGCTCAGCAAGCGCGAGCTGCGTGAGTCCATCGAGGCCTATCTGGAAGCCGGCTCGGACGACTCCTTCAACCGGATGTTCGAGCGGGACAAGGATGATCTGCGCGAACTCGGCCTGGTGATCGAGACCGTCGAGAACCTCGACGGCGAGGTCGGGTACATGGCCCGCCGCGACAGCAACCGCCTCCCGGCCATCACCCTCGACGCCGAGGAGGCCGCCGCTCTCGGGCTGGCCGCCAAGGTGTGGCAGCAGGCCCGGCTCGCCGGCGCCGCCAGCGGCGCCCTGCAGAAGCTGCGCGCGGCGGGTCTCCCGGAGGACGTCGACCCGTACGAGGCCCATGGCGCCCTGGAGCCCCGGATCCCCGTGCACGAGGCCGCGTTCGAGCCGCTGATGCTGGCCTGCCGCGACCGCCGCCCGGTCGTCTTCGACTACCGCAAGGCCAACGCCGCCCACCCCGAGCCCCGGCATGTCGAGCCGTGGGCGCTGGAGTGCTGGCGCGGCCACTGGTACCTGGCCGGCTACGACCGCGACCGGGGTGCCGAGCGAGTGTTCCGGCTGTCCCGGATCACCGGCAAGGTGCGCTCGCGCGGCACGCGCTTCACGGTCCCGGTCCCCGACGTCGTCACCGTGCGCGAGACCGTCGCCAGCTGGGCGGGGGAGAGCGCCGACCGTTCCGCGCTGATCCGGCTGCGCACCGGCGCGGGTTACCCCCTGCGGGCGAAGGCCACCTCGGTTCGGGAACTGGGAGACGGCTGGGACGAGTTGGAGATTCCGTACGGGCACGGTCTGGACGCCTGGCTGGTGGAGTTCGGGCCGGACGTGGTGGTCCTGGAGCCCGCCGAACTGCGGGCCGACGTGCTGGACCGGCTGCGAGCCGTGGCCAAGGGCTGA
- a CDS encoding FKBP-type peptidyl-prolyl cis-trans isomerase codes for MSIDKPEIDFPGGEPPADLEIKDIWEGDGAVAQAGQTVTVHYVGVAFSTGEEFDASWNRGQPFRFPLGGGRVIKGWDQGVQGMKVGGRRQLTIPAHLAYGNQSPTPAIKPGETLIFVVDLLGV; via the coding sequence GTGAGCATCGACAAGCCCGAGATCGACTTCCCGGGCGGCGAGCCCCCGGCGGACCTGGAGATCAAGGACATCTGGGAGGGCGACGGCGCGGTGGCGCAGGCGGGCCAGACCGTCACCGTCCACTACGTCGGCGTTGCCTTCAGCACCGGCGAGGAGTTCGACGCCAGCTGGAACCGCGGCCAGCCGTTCCGCTTCCCGCTGGGCGGCGGCCGGGTCATCAAGGGCTGGGACCAGGGCGTGCAGGGCATGAAGGTCGGCGGCCGCCGCCAGCTGACCATCCCGGCCCACCTGGCCTACGGCAACCAGAGCCCGACCCCGGCCATCAAGCCCGGCGAGACCCTGATCTTCGTGGTCGACCTCCTCGGGGTCTGA
- a CDS encoding FKBP-type peptidyl-prolyl cis-trans isomerase, producing MRRRSLLIAVPAGLATLAACGDDKSDSSKASDSASPSASPSGSSAPPPKIVDGPLPAITAGTKTGEKPTVAKGSGDPSKQLAVKTVVAGSGTTIAENDYIQAHYLGQIWDTAKVFDNSYDRKSPLIIQLAAGSIIDGWRYALAGKKTGSRVEFSVPPTWGYGSQGQPQAGIKGTDTLVFVVDVEKTFGGSSSAEGTDVAQDDAGLPKVGTNTDGKAPSIDVPEADAPTKLVANYVIEGDGDKVAAEDTVLVQYKGVLWDTGKEFDSTYSRKALTSFSLQQVVKGWAQGLTGKKVGSRVLITIPPKLGYGDSPPAGSGIKKDSTLVFSVDILAKM from the coding sequence GTGCGCCGACGCTCACTCCTCATCGCCGTTCCCGCAGGACTTGCCACGCTCGCCGCGTGCGGCGACGACAAGTCCGACTCGAGCAAGGCGAGCGACAGCGCGTCTCCCTCGGCGTCCCCCTCGGGATCGTCCGCGCCGCCGCCGAAGATCGTCGACGGGCCGCTGCCGGCGATCACCGCGGGCACGAAGACCGGTGAGAAGCCGACCGTCGCCAAGGGCAGCGGCGACCCGTCGAAGCAACTGGCGGTCAAGACGGTCGTCGCCGGCAGCGGCACCACGATCGCCGAGAACGACTACATCCAGGCGCACTACCTCGGCCAGATCTGGGACACCGCGAAGGTCTTCGACAACTCCTACGACCGCAAGTCGCCGCTGATCATCCAGCTGGCCGCGGGCAGCATCATCGACGGCTGGCGGTACGCCCTGGCCGGCAAGAAGACCGGCAGCCGCGTCGAGTTCTCCGTGCCGCCCACCTGGGGGTACGGCTCGCAGGGCCAGCCGCAGGCCGGCATCAAGGGCACCGACACGCTGGTCTTCGTGGTCGATGTGGAGAAGACCTTCGGCGGCAGCAGCTCCGCCGAGGGCACCGACGTCGCGCAGGACGACGCCGGCCTGCCGAAGGTCGGCACCAACACCGACGGCAAGGCGCCCTCCATCGACGTGCCCGAGGCCGACGCGCCGACGAAGCTGGTGGCGAACTACGTCATCGAGGGCGACGGGGACAAGGTGGCCGCCGAGGACACCGTGCTCGTCCAGTACAAGGGCGTGCTGTGGGACACCGGCAAGGAGTTCGACTCGACGTACAGCCGCAAGGCGCTGACGTCGTTCTCGCTCCAGCAGGTCGTCAAGGGCTGGGCGCAGGGCCTGACCGGCAAGAAGGTCGGCAGCCGCGTCCTCATCACCATTCCGCCGAAGCTGGGTTACGGCGACAGCCCGCCGGCCGGCAGCGGCATCAAGAAGGACTCCACGCTGGTCTTCTCGGTCGACATCCTGGCGAAGATGTGA
- the pafA gene encoding Pup--protein ligase produces MDRRIFGLENEYGVTCTFRGQRRLSPDEVARYLFRRVVSWGRSSNVFLRNGARLYLDVGSHPEYATPECDNVTELVTHDKAGERILEGLLVDAERRLHEEGIAGDVYLFKNNTDSAGNSYGCHENYLVARHGEFSRLADILIPFLVTRQLLCGAGKVLQTPRGAVYCVSQRAEHIWEGVSSATTRSRPIINTRDEPHADAERYRRLHVIVGDSNMSETTNLLKVGATDLVLRMIEAGTVMRDLTLENPIRAIREVSHDITGRRKVRLASGREASALEVQREYFEKAVDFCERRGIRTGTVEQVLELWGRTLDAIEAEDLDRIGTEIDWVMKYKLIERYRAKHNMTMSHPRVAQIDLAYHDIHRRRGLYYLLERKGQAARICNDLKIFEGKSVPPQTTRARLRGDFIRRAQEQRRDFTVDWVHLKLNDQAQRTVLCKDPFRSVDERVEKLIAGM; encoded by the coding sequence ATGGACCGCCGCATTTTCGGGCTGGAGAACGAGTACGGCGTCACGTGTACGTTCAGGGGACAGCGACGCCTGTCTCCCGACGAGGTGGCGCGGTACCTCTTCCGCCGTGTCGTGTCATGGGGCCGCAGTAGCAACGTCTTTCTGCGAAACGGCGCCCGCCTCTATCTCGACGTCGGGTCACATCCGGAATACGCGACCCCCGAATGTGACAATGTGACCGAACTGGTCACGCACGACAAAGCAGGCGAGCGCATTCTCGAAGGACTCCTGGTGGACGCCGAACGACGCCTGCACGAGGAGGGAATCGCGGGCGACGTCTACCTCTTCAAGAACAACACCGACTCGGCCGGCAACTCGTACGGCTGCCACGAGAACTATCTGGTGGCACGCCACGGCGAGTTCTCCCGGCTCGCGGACATCCTCATCCCGTTCCTCGTCACCCGCCAGCTCCTGTGCGGTGCGGGCAAGGTGCTGCAGACCCCGCGCGGCGCGGTGTACTGCGTCAGCCAGCGGGCCGAGCACATCTGGGAGGGGGTCTCCTCGGCGACGACCCGCTCCCGGCCGATCATCAACACCCGCGACGAGCCGCACGCGGACGCCGAGCGCTACCGCCGCCTGCACGTCATCGTGGGCGACTCGAACATGTCCGAGACGACGAACCTGCTGAAGGTGGGCGCCACCGACCTGGTGCTGCGCATGATCGAGGCGGGCACCGTGATGCGGGACCTCACCCTGGAGAACCCGATCCGGGCGATCCGCGAGGTCAGCCACGACATCACCGGCCGGCGCAAGGTGCGTCTGGCCAGCGGCCGGGAGGCCTCCGCGCTGGAGGTGCAGCGCGAGTACTTCGAGAAGGCCGTGGACTTCTGCGAGCGCCGGGGTATCCGCACCGGCACCGTCGAGCAGGTCCTGGAGCTGTGGGGCCGCACGCTCGACGCGATCGAGGCCGAGGATCTCGACCGGATCGGCACCGAGATCGACTGGGTCATGAAGTACAAGCTCATCGAGCGGTACCGGGCCAAGCACAACATGACCATGTCCCACCCGCGGGTCGCGCAGATAGACCTCGCCTACCACGACATCCACCGCCGTCGTGGCCTGTACTACCTGCTGGAGAGGAAAGGCCAAGCCGCCCGGATCTGCAACGACTTGAAGATCTTCGAGGGCAAGTCGGTTCCCCCGCAGACCACTCGGGCGCGGCTGCGTGGCGACTTCATCCGGCGGGCGCAGGAGCAGCGCCGGGACTTCACGGTCGACTGGGTGCATCTCAAGCTCAACGACCAGGCGCAGCGCACCGTGTTGTGCAAGGACCCGTTCCGTTCGGTGGACGAACGGGTGGAGAAGCTGATCGCCGGAATGTGA
- a CDS encoding MFS transporter, with protein sequence MAAGYLEILRARHAVRLLGGTLVGRLPNATAAIAIVLFVRAEGGTYSLAGGLVAAYGVANAVGQPVLGRLVDLKGQPRVQLSAAVLSALSMAVFAFAGTGPLPLAYAAVVAAGLFTPPLEGGLRALWPSVLRKEDQVHTAYAMDAIAQEVMFTVGPLLVTLCASLWSERGALLVLNVIGVLGALSVAVSPPSRAWRSAPREAHWLGALRSPGLLALLGALLFVGIALGSITVASVAYADDHGGDVVYGWLMAGVGLGALVGGLFYGARRWTGEPARRLQALVALLAVCYVPLTLLPGAVAMTLLTVLAGVFLAPVIACAFVLVDRHAPRGTVTEAFSWLVTTFTVGTSVGTGLTGPVVEAGGTLWGFAVPGAAGAVSLVVLLATGRVLAVPGGGAVVAASSENDPNRAVEPRFSSGDRA encoded by the coding sequence ATGGCAGCGGGATATCTGGAGATCCTCAGGGCGAGGCACGCCGTCCGGCTGCTGGGCGGCACGCTGGTGGGGCGGCTGCCCAACGCCACGGCCGCGATCGCGATCGTGCTGTTCGTCCGCGCGGAGGGCGGCACGTACAGCCTGGCCGGGGGGCTCGTGGCCGCCTACGGGGTCGCCAACGCCGTGGGGCAGCCCGTCCTGGGACGGCTGGTGGACCTCAAGGGCCAGCCCCGCGTCCAGCTGTCCGCCGCGGTGCTGTCGGCCCTGTCGATGGCCGTCTTCGCCTTCGCCGGCACCGGGCCGCTGCCGCTCGCCTACGCGGCCGTGGTGGCCGCCGGGCTCTTCACGCCGCCCCTGGAGGGCGGTCTGCGCGCGCTGTGGCCGAGCGTCCTGCGCAAGGAGGACCAGGTGCACACGGCGTACGCCATGGACGCCATCGCGCAGGAAGTCATGTTCACGGTCGGGCCCTTGCTGGTGACCCTGTGTGCGTCGCTGTGGTCCGAGCGGGGCGCGCTGCTCGTCCTGAACGTCATCGGGGTGCTCGGCGCGCTGTCCGTGGCCGTGTCGCCGCCCTCGCGCGCGTGGCGTTCGGCGCCGCGCGAGGCGCACTGGCTCGGCGCGCTGCGCTCGCCCGGACTGCTGGCGCTGCTCGGCGCGCTGTTGTTCGTCGGGATCGCGCTCGGCTCCATCACCGTGGCGTCCGTGGCGTACGCGGACGACCACGGCGGCGACGTGGTGTACGGCTGGCTGATGGCGGGCGTGGGGCTGGGTGCCCTGGTCGGCGGTCTCTTCTACGGGGCGCGGCGGTGGACGGGCGAGCCGGCCCGGCGACTTCAGGCCCTGGTGGCTCTTCTGGCGGTGTGTTACGTGCCGCTGACGCTGCTGCCGGGAGCGGTGGCCATGACGCTGCTGACGGTGCTCGCGGGGGTGTTCCTCGCGCCCGTCATCGCCTGCGCGTTCGTCCTGGTCGACCGGCACGCGCCGCGCGGGACGGTCACCGAGGCGTTCTCCTGGCTCGTGACGACGTTCACGGTGGGGACGTCGGTCGGAACGGGCCTCACCGGGCCGGTCGTGGAGGCGGGCGGGACCCTGTGGGGCTTCGCCGTGCCGGGGGCCGCGGGGGCCGTGTCGCTGGTGGTTCTGCTGGCCACGGGGCGAGTGCTCGCAGTACCCGGTGGGGGAGCGGTGGTTGCGGCTTCATCGGAAAATGATCCAAACCGTGCTGTCGAACCCCGTTTCAGCTCGGGGGATCGGGCGTAA